A stretch of the Nicotiana tabacum cultivar K326 chromosome 6, ASM71507v2, whole genome shotgun sequence genome encodes the following:
- the LOC107774912 gene encoding 2-alkenal reductase (NADP(+)-dependent)-like: protein MEAEHSSTMLPNKQVLFKNYVEGYPKESDFELRSTMISSQIPQRSKGLFVKNLYLGCDPYMRHKMSLHESKDVSLLTSFKPGSVITGLGVSKVIKSANADFEEGDYIWGMTGWEEYSLILNPDGLFKIKYTDVPLSYYAGILGMPGLAAYIGFYNVCSAKEGDIVYVSSAAGGVGQLVGQFAKMKGCYVVGSASTDEKVNLLKTELGFDDAFNYKEGDDFAGALKRHFPKGIDVYFENVGGNMLDEVLLHMNLYGRITVSGMISQYNLKKPDGIHNLFCLITKRLRMEGFSELDFRHKVPEYLEFVIQLIREKKLVFIEDIAEGLENAASAFVGIYHGRNVGKQIIQVSTD, encoded by the exons ATGGAAGCTGAGCATTCAAGTACGATGTTACCAAACAAGCAAGTTTTGTTCAAGAACTATGTTGAAGGGTATCCAAAAgagagtgattttgagcttagaaGTACAATGATAAGTTCCCAGATTCCTCAACGATCAAAGGGTTTGTTTGTTAAGAATCTTTACTTGGGTTGTGACCCTTACATGCGACACAAGATGTCTCTTCATGAATCCAAGGATGTTTCTTTGCTTACCTCATTCAAACCTGGTTCT GTCATTACTGGACTTGGGGTGTCAAAAGTTATTAAATCAGCCAATGCAGATTTTGAGGAGGGGGATTATATCTGGGGAATGACTGGTTGGGAAGAATATAGTCTGATTCTTAATCCAGACGGGCTTTTCAAGATCAAATATACGGATGTGCCACTCTCATACTATGCTGGAATTCTTG GTATGCCAGGACTCGCAGCCTATATTGGATTTTATAATGTATGCTCTGCTAAGGAAGGGGATATAGTCTATGTCTCCTCCGCAGCAGGAGGAGTTGGTCAGCTTGTTGGACAATTTGCGAAAATGAAAGGTTGCTATGTTGTTGGAAGTGCTAGTACTGATGAAAAG GTAAATCTTTTAAAAACGGAACTTGGCTTCGATGATGCTTTTAACTACAAAGAAGGAGATGATTTTGCCGGAGCCTTGAAAAG GCACTTTCCCAAGGGAATTGATGTTTACTTTGAGAACGTTGGAGGAAATATGCTGGATGAGGTGCTCTTGCACATGAATCTCTATGGTAGGATTACAGTTTCGGGGATGATCTCTCAGTACAATTTAAAGAAACCAGATGGTATCCACAACTTGTTTTGCCTTATCACAAAGAGATTACGGATGGAAGGTTTCTCCGAGCTTGACTTCCGACACAAGGTTCCAGAATACCTCGAGTTTGTTATTCAGCTTATAAGAGAGAAAAAACTGGTTTTTATAGAAGACATTGCTGAGGGTTTGGAAAATGCTGCATCAGCTTTCGTTGGTATTTATCACGGGCGAAATGTCGGTAAGCAGATTATCCAGGTTTCAACTGACTGA
- the LOC107774910 gene encoding trimethyltridecatetraene synthase-like: MENSWVFLALAGLSALAFLCKIITSRRLVNSKLPPGPKPWPIIGNLNLLGPIPHQSFDLLSKKYGELMLLKFGSKPVLVASSAEMAKQFLKIHDANFASRPMLAGGKYTSYNYCDMTWAPYGPYWRQARRIYLNEIFTPKRLDSFEYIRVEERQTLISQLNSLAGKPFFLKDHLSRFSLCSMTRMVLSNKYFGESTVRVEDLQHLVDQWFLLNGAFNIGDWIPWLSFLDLQGYVKQMKALKRTFDKFHNIVLDDHRAKKNEEKNFVPKDMVDVLLKMAEDPNLEVKLTNDCVKGLMQDLLTGGTDSLTAAVQWAFQELLRQPRVIEKATEELDRVVGKERWVEEKDCSQLSYIEAILKETLRLHPLGTMLAPHCAIEDCNVAGYDIQKGTTVLVNVWTIGKDPKYWDRSEEFLPERFLEKDIDMDGHNFAFLPFGSGRRRCPGYSLGLKVIRATLANMLHGFNWKLPEGMKPEDISVEEHYGLTTHPKLPVPVILEPRLSSNLYSPIT; encoded by the exons ATGGAGAATTCTTGGGTTTTTCTAGCCTTGGCAGGGCTATCTGCATTAGCTTTTCTCTGTAAAATAATCACCTCTCGACGCCTGGTTAACAGCAAACTACCACCAGGTCCAAAACCATGGCCCATCATTGGTAATTTGAACCTACTTGGTCCTATCCCACATCAATCTTTTGACTTGCTTTCCAAAAAATATGGAGAGTTGATGCTGCTGAAATTTGGCTCCAAGCCAGTTCTTGTTGCTTCATCTGCTGAAATGGCAAAACAGTTTTTAAAAATACATGATGCCAATTTCGCCTCTCGTCCTATGCTAGCTGGTGGAAAGTATACAAGCTATAACTATTGTGACATGACATGGGCACCCTATGGTCCCTATTGGCGCCAAGCACGACGAATTTACCTCAACGAGATATTTACTCCGAAAAGGCTAGACTCGTTCGAGTACATTCGTGTAGAAGAAAGGCAGACCTTGATTTCCCAGCTGAATTCCCTTGCTGGAAAGCCATTTTTTCTCAAAGACCATTTGTCGCGATTTAGCCTCTGCAGCATGACAAGGATGGTTTTGAGCAACAAGTATTTTGGTGAATCAACAGTTAGAGTAGAAGATTTGCAGCACCTGGTAGATCAATGGTTCTTACTTAATGGTGCTTTCAACATTGGAGATTGGATTCCATGGCTCAGCTTCTTGGACCTACAAGGCTATGTGAAACAGATGAAGGCTTTGAAAAGAACTTTTGATAAGTTCCACAACATTGTGCTAGATGACCACAGGGCTAAGAAGAACGAAGAGAAGAACTTTGTCCCAAAGGATATGGTTGATGTCTTGTTGAAGATGGCTGAAGATCCTAATCTGGAAGTCAAACTCACTAATGACTGTGTCAAAGGGTTAATGCAG GATTTACTAACTGGAGGAACAGATAGCTTGACAGCAGCAGTGCAATGGGCATTTCAAGAACTTCTTAGACAGCCAAGGGTTATTGAGAAGGCAACAGAAGAGCTTGACCGGGTTGTCGGGAAGGAGAGATGGGTAGAAGAGAAAGATTGCTCACAGCTATCTTACATTGAAGCAATTCTCAAGGAAACACTGAGGTTACATCCTCTAGGAACTATGCTAGCACCGCATTGTGCTATCGAAGATTGTAACGTGGCTGGTTATGACATACAGAAAGGAACGACCGTTCTGGTGAATGTTTGGACCATTGGAAAGGACCCAAAGTACTGGGATAGATCAGAAGAGTTTCTTCCAGAGAGGTTCTTAGAGAAGGATATTGACATGGATGGACATAACTTTGCTTTCTTGCCATTTGGCTCGGGGCGAAGGAGGTGTCCTGGCTATAGCCTTGGACTTAAGGTTATCCGAGCAACGTTAGCCAACATGTTGCATGGATTCAACTGGAAATTACCTGAAGGTATGAAGCCAGAAGACATAAGTGTGGAAGAACATTATGGGCTCACTACACATCCTAAGTTGCCTGTTCCTGTGATCTTGGAACCTAGACTctcttcaaatctctattccCCTATCACTTGA